A genome region from Trachemys scripta elegans isolate TJP31775 chromosome 2, CAS_Tse_1.0, whole genome shotgun sequence includes the following:
- the GOLGA7 gene encoding golgin subfamily A member 7: MRPQQAPVSGKVFVQRDYSSGTRCQFQTKFPLELENRIDRQQFEETVQTLNNLYAEAEKLGGQSYLEGCLACLTAYTIFLCMETHYEKVLKKIAKFIQEQNEKIYAPQGLLLTDPIERGLRVIEITIYEDRGLSSGR, translated from the exons ATGCGGCCGCAGCAGGCACCTGTTTCTGGTAAAGTCTTTGTCCAGCGAGACTACAGTAGTGGCACCAGGTGCCAGTTCCAGACCAAGTTCCCCCTGGAGCTGGAAAACAGG ATTGATAGGCAGCAGTTTGAAGAGACGGTTCAAACTCTAAATAACCTTTATGCAGAAGCTGAGAAGCTTGGGGGCCAATCTTATCTTGAAGGATGTCTGGCCTGTCTGACTGCCTATACTATCTTTTTGTGTATGGAGACACATTACGAAAAG GTTCTTAAGAAAATTGCCAAATTCATTCAGGAACAGAATGAGAAGATCTACGCACCCCAGGGCCTCCTCCTGACGGACCCCATCGAGAGAGGACTAAGAGTT ATTGAAATTACCATTTACGAAGACAGAGGACTGAGCAGTGGAAGATAA
- the GINS4 gene encoding DNA replication complex GINS protein SLD5, whose amino-acid sequence MAEGPELRELDSDGSSEELVLTPAQLIRSLEQAWLNEKFAPELLESKSEIVECVMEQLDHMESNLKRAKHGDLKVSIHRMEIERIRYVLSSYLRCRLVKIEKFFPHILEKEKSRAEGEPSVLSPEEFAFAKEYMANTETYLKNVALKHMPPNLQKVDLLRLVPKPNLDSFVFLRVQERQENILVEPETDEQSEYVIDLEEGSQHLIRYKTIAPLVASGAVQLI is encoded by the exons ATGGCGGAGGGGCCGGAGCTGCGCGAGCTGGACTCGGACGGGAGCAGCGAGGAGCTGGTGCTGACCCCCGCCCAGCTTATCCGCAGCCTGGAGCAG GCCTGGCTGAATGAGAAGTTTGCCCCAGAGCTGCTGGAGAGCAAGTCTGAAATCGTGGAATGTGTCATGGAGCAGTTGGACCACATG GAGTCAAATCTGAAACGAGCCAAGCACGGAGACCTGAAGGTCAGCATCCACCGCATGGAGATTGAGAGGATCCGCTATGTCCTCAGCAGCTACTTGCGCTGCAGGCTTGTGAAG ATCGAGAAGTTTTTCCCCCATATACTGGAGAAGGAGAAGTCCCGAGCGGAAGGAGAGCCTTCCGTCCTCTCTCCAGAGGAGTTTGCCTTTGCTAAAGA GTACATGGCGAACACAGAAACCTACTTGAAAAATGTGGCCCTGAAACACATGCCTCCCAATCTGCAGAAAGTGGATCTCCTGAGACTGG TTCCCAAACCCAACCTGGACTCCTTTGTATTCCTGAGGGTGCAGGAGAGGCAGGAAAACATATTGGTGGAGCCAGAGACCGATGAGCAGAG tGAATATGTGATTGACCTGGAGGAGGGCTCACAGCATCTGATCAGATACAAAACCATTGCCCCCCTGGTGGCCTCGGGAGCAGTTCAGCTAATTTAA